A portion of the Flavobacterium limnophilum genome contains these proteins:
- a CDS encoding DUF3857 domain-containing protein encodes MKTNLLAIIVFFAFFYSTTNAQDFRLGKVSVAELEEKEHPKDPSAVAAILFKKGEVKFEYSENYGFQVVTEVKTRIKIYKKEGYEWATQEVGYYLDKDLNENVLFKEAVTYNLVDGKIEKTKLKSDGEFVEKVNKYWEEKKITMPNVKEGSVIEFDYTIRTSLTGYIRDWYFQTSIPVNYSEFTTSIPEYYKYKSNQKGNVLLKTTVLKNSNNIVMNNKERSGGQGFSAVQTTFSQDKIDYIETQTTYLAKDLPAMKEEAYVNNIDNYISSISHELAMTNFPNTPIKYYSTNWESVVKTIYNYDDFGPELNKTGYFEPDIKALLAGKTIQNERISAIFDYVKTTVKWNNYKGYSCNDGVKKAYKDKTGNTAEINLMLTAMLRYAGLDANPVLVSTRDNGITFFPSRNAFNYVIAAVETPEGLILLDATEKYSAPNILPLRDLNWIGRLIRKDGTSTEVDLMPKTQSKEAINMSVILKSDGSAEGKLRKQLTNHEALGFRKEYLATNNDSYLEKLETNYNNIEISDYVRENDLDLSKPIIEIFAFKDTKDIEVINDKIYLSPMLYLVSKENPFKQEIREYPVDFGYPTQEKYNININIPEGFIVESIPQSLNIATGENVGAFKYMIANSGNSIQIVITKDINTSIVQADFYPVLKDFYQQMIDKENEKIVLKKI; translated from the coding sequence ATGAAAACTAACCTACTGGCGATTATTGTATTTTTCGCATTTTTTTATTCAACTACCAATGCCCAAGATTTCAGACTCGGAAAAGTTTCCGTTGCAGAATTGGAGGAAAAAGAACATCCAAAAGATCCTTCGGCAGTTGCTGCAATATTGTTTAAAAAAGGAGAAGTAAAATTTGAATATTCTGAAAACTATGGTTTTCAGGTTGTTACTGAAGTTAAAACACGAATCAAAATATACAAAAAAGAAGGTTATGAATGGGCAACTCAAGAGGTTGGATATTATTTGGATAAAGATTTAAATGAAAATGTTTTATTCAAGGAAGCCGTTACTTATAATTTAGTTGATGGGAAAATAGAAAAAACAAAATTGAAAAGTGACGGCGAATTTGTGGAAAAAGTTAATAAATATTGGGAGGAAAAGAAAATAACAATGCCCAATGTTAAAGAAGGATCGGTTATTGAATTTGATTATACGATCAGAACAAGTTTAACAGGTTATATAAGAGATTGGTATTTTCAAACCAGTATTCCGGTAAATTATTCGGAATTTACAACCAGTATTCCAGAGTATTATAAATATAAAAGCAATCAAAAAGGGAATGTGTTGCTTAAAACAACTGTTTTGAAGAACAGTAATAATATTGTTATGAATAACAAGGAAAGATCTGGAGGACAAGGTTTCTCAGCAGTTCAGACTACTTTTTCTCAGGATAAAATTGATTATATCGAAACACAAACTACTTATTTAGCCAAGGATTTACCAGCGATGAAAGAAGAAGCTTATGTCAATAATATAGATAATTATATTTCGAGTATTTCTCACGAATTAGCTATGACAAATTTTCCCAATACACCTATAAAATATTATTCGACCAATTGGGAATCTGTGGTTAAAACAATTTACAATTATGATGATTTTGGTCCAGAATTGAATAAAACAGGTTATTTTGAACCAGACATCAAAGCTTTGTTAGCAGGGAAAACCATTCAAAACGAACGCATTTCTGCAATATTTGATTATGTGAAAACTACTGTAAAATGGAATAATTACAAAGGTTATTCATGTAATGACGGCGTTAAAAAAGCCTATAAAGACAAGACTGGAAATACAGCCGAAATCAATTTGATGCTCACCGCAATGTTACGTTATGCAGGACTGGATGCAAATCCGGTCTTGGTAAGCACTCGTGATAATGGAATTACCTTTTTTCCAAGCAGAAATGCGTTTAATTACGTAATAGCTGCTGTAGAAACTCCTGAAGGATTGATATTGTTGGATGCTACCGAAAAATATTCGGCTCCCAATATTTTGCCATTGCGAGATTTGAACTGGATAGGGAGATTAATTCGTAAAGACGGAACTTCAACCGAAGTGGATTTAATGCCAAAAACACAGTCGAAAGAGGCCATAAATATGAGCGTTATTTTGAAAAGTGATGGTTCGGCAGAAGGGAAATTAAGAAAGCAACTTACCAATCACGAAGCATTAGGGTTTAGAAAAGAATATTTGGCAACCAATAATGATAGTTATTTGGAAAAATTGGAAACCAACTACAATAACATCGAGATTAGTGATTATGTTAGGGAAAACGACCTGGATTTGTCGAAACCTATTATTGAAATCTTTGCATTTAAGGACACGAAAGACATAGAGGTTATCAATGATAAAATATATCTCTCTCCAATGTTGTATTTGGTGTCCAAGGAGAATCCTTTCAAGCAAGAAATCAGGGAATACCCAGTTGATTTTGGTTATCCAACACAAGAAAAATACAATATCAACATCAATATTCCAGAGGGATTTATCGTGGAGTCAATTCCGCAATCCTTAAATATTGCCACAGGAGAAAATGTAGGTGCTTTTAAATATATGATAGCAAATTCAGGAAACAGCATCCAGATTGTAATTACAAAAGACATAAATACCTCTATTGTTCAAGCGGATTTTTACCCTGTTCTAAAAGATTTCTACCAACAAATGATCGACAAGGAAAACGAGAAAATCGTTTTAAAGAAGATATAA
- a CDS encoding nucleotide pyrophosphohydrolase → MNLKNSQLAVDTWIKEHGVRYFNELTNMAQLTEEVGEVARIIARRYGEQSEKESDKNKDLGEELADVVFVVLCLANQTGIDLQAAFDKKMDLKSVRDKDRHKNNEKLK, encoded by the coding sequence ATGAACCTAAAAAACTCCCAACTAGCCGTTGATACCTGGATCAAGGAACACGGCGTTCGCTACTTCAACGAATTGACCAATATGGCACAACTTACAGAAGAAGTAGGCGAAGTAGCCCGAATTATTGCCCGTCGTTATGGCGAACAATCCGAAAAGGAAAGCGACAAAAACAAAGACCTTGGCGAAGAATTGGCCGACGTGGTTTTCGTGGTTTTGTGCTTGGCCAACCAAACCGGAATCGATTTGCAAGCCGCTTTCGACAAGAAAATGGACTTGAAATCGGTACGGGATAAAGACCGCCACAAAAACAACGAGAAATTAAAATAA
- the aroA gene encoding 3-phosphoshikimate 1-carboxyvinyltransferase — protein sequence MNLLLQSAIHNLQSAISITGSKSETNRLLLLQALFPNITLANTSNSDDSEVMQKALKGNDEIVDIHHAGTAMRFLTAYFAVNEGREVVLTGSPRMKERPIKVLVEALQQLGAQISYENEEGYPPIRIKGQKITNNKVSIPANVSSQYISALLLIAPKLQNGIELTLVGEITSVPYIKMTLALLNDLNIQTSFEGNVIKVHPKQEVESKVMTVESDWSSASYFFSLAALANEASIALSSYKKTSLQGDSALVEIYAKMGVETRFEENKITLVKQPNFKFETLNLDLNNTPDIAQTIVVTCLGLGIGCHLTGLHTLKIKETDRLEALRIELTKLGANISVTNDSLTLLASKEINSNVKIATYNDHRMAMAFAPLALKVPIIIENAEVVSKSYPDFWVDLAGLGFQTIEIN from the coding sequence ATGAATTTACTGCTACAATCTGCAATCCATAATCTGCAATCTGCAATCTCAATAACCGGCTCGAAGAGTGAAACCAATAGACTGTTGTTGTTGCAGGCTTTGTTTCCAAATATTACTTTGGCCAATACTTCCAATTCCGATGACAGCGAAGTGATGCAAAAAGCCTTGAAAGGGAATGACGAAATAGTTGATATTCATCATGCAGGAACGGCGATGCGTTTTTTGACAGCTTATTTTGCCGTAAATGAAGGTCGTGAAGTAGTCTTGACGGGATCGCCTAGAATGAAAGAGCGACCAATAAAAGTTTTGGTTGAAGCTTTGCAACAATTGGGAGCGCAAATTTCCTATGAAAATGAGGAAGGCTATCCACCCATTCGAATCAAAGGACAAAAAATCACGAACAACAAAGTTAGCATTCCTGCCAATGTAAGCAGTCAATACATTTCGGCATTGTTGCTAATTGCTCCAAAACTTCAAAATGGTATCGAATTGACTTTGGTGGGCGAAATCACCTCTGTTCCTTACATCAAAATGACTTTGGCATTGCTGAATGATTTGAATATTCAAACCAGTTTCGAAGGCAATGTAATAAAAGTACATCCAAAGCAAGAAGTTGAATCGAAAGTAATGACAGTAGAATCCGATTGGAGTTCGGCATCTTACTTTTTCAGTTTGGCGGCTTTGGCCAATGAAGCTTCCATTGCATTGAGCAGTTACAAGAAAACCAGTTTGCAGGGCGATTCGGCTTTGGTCGAAATCTACGCCAAAATGGGAGTGGAAACGCGCTTTGAAGAAAACAAAATCACTTTGGTCAAACAACCCAACTTTAAATTTGAAACTTTAAACTTGGATCTCAACAACACCCCAGATATTGCCCAAACTATTGTGGTAACTTGTCTTGGGTTGGGAATTGGTTGTCATTTGACCGGACTTCACACCTTGAAAATTAAAGAAACCGACAGGCTGGAAGCACTTCGAATTGAATTGACGAAACTTGGCGCCAATATTTCGGTAACAAATGATAGTCTGACTCTTTTGGCTTCAAAAGAAATTAATTCGAACGTGAAAATTGCCACTTACAACGACCATCGAATGGCAATGGCATTCGCCCCTTTAGCTTTAAAAGTGCCAATAATCATCGAAAATGCCGAAGTGGTTTCGAAATCCTATCCCGATTTTTGGGTTGATTTGGCTGGTTTGGGCTTCCAAACAATAGAAATCAATTAA
- the queA gene encoding tRNA preQ1(34) S-adenosylmethionine ribosyltransferase-isomerase QueA has translation MKLSHFQFNLPKELLAEYPAENRDEARLMVIDRKKQTIEHKTFKDVIDYFDEGDVLILNNTKVFPARLYGNKEKTGARIEVFLLRELNAEQRLWDVLVDPARKIRIGNKLYFGDDDSLVAEVIDNTTSRGRTLRFLYDGSYEEFRNKLTELGETPIPKYINRDVTPEDADRYQTIYAKEEGAVAAPTAGLHFSKHLLKKLEIKGVKFAEVTLHVGLGTFNPVEVEDLSKHKMDSEELKITQEACDTVNDAKAKRKRICAVGTTSMRAIESSVSSQRTLNPFDGWTNKFIFPPHDFSVATCMITNFHTPKSTLLMMISAFCGHDLMKKAYDEAIKEGYKFYSYGDAMLII, from the coding sequence ATGAAATTATCACATTTTCAATTCAACTTGCCAAAAGAACTTCTTGCAGAATATCCAGCCGAAAACAGGGATGAAGCGCGTTTAATGGTTATTGATCGCAAAAAACAAACTATAGAACACAAAACATTCAAAGATGTTATCGATTATTTTGATGAAGGCGACGTCTTGATTTTGAATAATACCAAAGTTTTCCCGGCTCGTTTGTACGGAAACAAAGAAAAAACAGGAGCCAGAATCGAAGTTTTCTTGCTTAGAGAATTAAATGCAGAACAAAGACTTTGGGATGTATTGGTCGATCCAGCGCGTAAAATCCGTATTGGAAACAAATTGTATTTTGGAGATGACGATTCATTGGTGGCCGAAGTTATTGACAATACAACCTCTCGCGGAAGAACTTTACGTTTCCTATATGACGGTTCTTACGAAGAATTTAGAAATAAATTGACTGAATTGGGAGAAACTCCAATTCCTAAATACATCAACAGAGACGTAACTCCAGAAGATGCGGATCGTTACCAAACAATTTATGCCAAAGAAGAAGGAGCGGTTGCGGCACCAACTGCCGGTTTGCATTTCTCTAAACATTTGTTGAAAAAACTGGAAATCAAGGGAGTTAAATTTGCCGAAGTTACACTTCACGTAGGTTTGGGGACTTTTAATCCAGTTGAGGTTGAAGATTTGTCAAAACACAAAATGGATTCCGAAGAGTTGAAAATTACCCAGGAAGCCTGTGATACTGTCAATGATGCAAAAGCGAAAAGAAAACGCATTTGTGCAGTGGGAACAACTTCCATGCGTGCCATAGAAAGCTCGGTTTCTTCACAAAGAACCTTGAACCCTTTTGACGGTTGGACGAATAAATTTATTTTTCCTCCACACGATTTCAGCGTGGCGACTTGCATGATTACCAATTTTCATACGCCAAAATCAACTTTGTTGATGATGATTTCAGCTTTCTGTGGACACGATTTGATGAAGAAAGCATATGATGAAGCCATCAAGGAAGGATATAAATTTTATTCTTACGGTGATGCGATGTTAATCATCTAA
- a CDS encoding penicillin acylase family protein yields the protein METFKKILLAILSLVVILVLALVGYYFYSKPTYEGKLKLKNLQKEITVYFDDFGVPHIYANSQRDAMTTLGYVHAQDRLWQMELMRRIAPGRLSEIFGSKALKTDMFFAGLGINENSEETILKLDKKSEACQLALAYIDGINQYVEEGKTPIEFQLLGLKKDKFTLKDVYNIFGYMSFSFAMAQKTDPLMTDIRDKLGAEYLKDFGLDGSLGTTQIKNFDGKAIEYAKISKAVTSLLDNSPVPAFIGSNSWVIAPQKTKNGKVIFANDPHIGFSQPCTWYEAHIVVPDYEIYGYYLAGTPFPLLGHNREYAYGLTMFENDDLDMFQEEDNPNNKKQYKTINGFKDYKIRKKIIKVKDSTDVVLVVRETQHGPVMNELLDGIKGKKPFAMSWIYTQQPNHLLEAVYSLSHSKNLDDFRKGVSLIAAPGLNVMYGDAKGNIAWNTSGKLYKLDKSVNPNFILNGTNGIDDKKEFFDFSKNPHAINPSWNYLYSSNNQPEAVDGYSYPGYYLPRDRAKRISDLLEPKSNWTKEEVGQMMNDNTSEIATNIVGNLVSVIEQKTLSNNEKQAIAILKKWNGTNDLKDLAPTIYNKWINNYLKNTFEDELGETDFTMLLSTHVIKQIIEPQSKNESSIWWDNVATKNKKESRSEILNKSFHETITALEIQLGKNLSLWTWNKVHSLEHKHPMGQVAALRGLFNVGPFEVPGSNEVINNLMFDFTHSGNYSVKAGPSTRRVVDFSDVENSISILPTGQSGNPFSKHYNDQAEMYNSGKFRKMKLNKKEIIKTSTKLVFLPK from the coding sequence ATGGAAACATTCAAAAAGATTCTTCTTGCTATTTTATCCTTGGTGGTCATTCTGGTATTGGCATTGGTTGGGTATTATTTTTATTCGAAACCAACTTATGAAGGGAAGCTAAAACTAAAAAACCTGCAAAAAGAAATCACCGTCTATTTTGATGATTTTGGCGTTCCACACATTTATGCCAATTCCCAGAGAGACGCAATGACAACTTTGGGCTATGTGCATGCACAAGATCGTTTGTGGCAAATGGAGTTAATGCGCCGAATCGCTCCCGGAAGATTATCGGAAATATTCGGTTCGAAAGCGTTAAAGACCGACATGTTTTTTGCAGGATTGGGCATCAATGAGAATTCGGAGGAAACAATTTTAAAATTGGACAAGAAATCTGAAGCCTGTCAACTCGCTTTGGCCTATATTGACGGGATAAATCAATATGTTGAAGAAGGAAAAACACCCATCGAGTTTCAATTATTGGGACTCAAGAAAGACAAATTCACGTTGAAAGACGTCTATAATATCTTCGGTTACATGTCATTCAGTTTTGCAATGGCCCAGAAAACAGATCCATTGATGACCGATATTCGAGATAAATTGGGTGCGGAATATTTGAAAGATTTTGGTTTGGATGGTTCGTTGGGAACTACACAAATCAAGAATTTTGATGGTAAAGCCATAGAATATGCCAAAATATCCAAAGCAGTGACCAGTTTACTTGACAATTCGCCAGTTCCAGCTTTTATCGGCAGCAACAGTTGGGTTATTGCACCGCAGAAAACCAAGAACGGAAAAGTTATTTTTGCCAATGATCCACATATTGGTTTTTCGCAACCTTGTACTTGGTATGAAGCCCATATTGTGGTTCCTGATTACGAAATTTACGGCTATTATTTGGCGGGAACTCCATTTCCGCTTTTGGGGCACAATCGCGAGTATGCTTATGGATTGACGATGTTCGAAAATGACGACCTCGATATGTTTCAGGAAGAGGATAATCCAAATAATAAAAAACAATATAAAACCATTAATGGATTCAAGGATTATAAAATCAGAAAGAAAATCATTAAAGTTAAAGATTCTACAGATGTGGTTTTGGTAGTAAGAGAAACCCAACACGGCCCTGTAATGAATGAGTTGTTGGACGGAATCAAGGGCAAGAAACCCTTTGCCATGTCTTGGATTTATACCCAACAGCCCAACCATTTGCTCGAAGCGGTTTATTCGCTTTCGCATTCCAAAAATTTGGATGATTTTCGAAAAGGAGTTTCTTTGATTGCCGCACCGGGGTTGAATGTAATGTACGGTGATGCCAAAGGAAATATCGCCTGGAATACTTCTGGGAAGTTGTATAAATTGGACAAATCTGTCAATCCAAATTTTATTTTAAATGGCACGAACGGCATTGATGACAAAAAAGAATTTTTTGATTTTTCCAAGAATCCGCACGCCATTAATCCAAGTTGGAATTACCTTTATTCTTCCAATAACCAGCCCGAAGCGGTTGACGGTTATTCGTATCCAGGATATTATTTGCCGAGAGATAGAGCCAAAAGAATCTCGGATTTGCTGGAGCCAAAAAGCAATTGGACTAAAGAAGAAGTTGGTCAAATGATGAATGACAATACTTCTGAGATTGCAACAAATATTGTGGGTAATTTGGTTTCGGTAATAGAGCAAAAAACGCTTTCAAATAATGAAAAACAAGCAATAGCAATCCTTAAAAAATGGAATGGGACGAATGATTTAAAAGATTTGGCGCCAACTATTTACAATAAATGGATTAACAATTATTTAAAAAACACTTTTGAAGACGAGCTGGGAGAAACGGATTTCACAATGCTTTTAAGCACTCATGTTATTAAGCAAATTATTGAACCGCAAAGCAAAAATGAAAGTTCGATTTGGTGGGATAATGTGGCAACAAAAAACAAAAAAGAATCTAGGTCTGAAATTCTGAATAAATCTTTTCATGAAACTATAACGGCACTCGAAATTCAACTGGGAAAAAACTTGAGTTTATGGACTTGGAACAAGGTTCATTCGCTGGAGCATAAACATCCTATGGGGCAAGTTGCCGCTTTGAGAGGGCTTTTTAATGTTGGTCCTTTTGAAGTTCCGGGTTCAAACGAAGTAATCAACAATTTGATGTTTGATTTTACCCACAGCGGAAATTATAGTGTAAAAGCGGGGCCTTCTACCCGAAGAGTTGTCGATTTTTCGGATGTAGAAAACAGTATAAGTATATTGCCGACCGGGCAATCAGGGAATCCTTTTAGTAAACATTACAATGATCAGGCAGAAATGTATAATTCAGGCAAGTTCCGAAAAATGAAATTGAACAAGAAAGAAATCATCAAGACTTCGACAAAATTGGTTTTCCTTCCGAAATAA
- a CDS encoding cupin domain-containing protein, whose protein sequence is MKKYFIQKSPFVVPTTDGKLIEEHHGIATTNNPDISIAHMIAPPHWKEPFQTPEFEEYTYIIKGKKQFVIEGETVVLEAGQSIKIDKNTRVQYSNPFEEPCEYLAICTPAFDFKKVHREE, encoded by the coding sequence ATGAAAAAATACTTCATTCAAAAATCGCCTTTCGTAGTTCCTACAACTGACGGAAAACTAATTGAAGAACATCACGGAATTGCAACCACAAACAATCCTGATATTTCCATAGCGCACATGATAGCGCCACCACATTGGAAAGAACCTTTTCAAACTCCTGAATTTGAAGAATACACCTATATCATAAAAGGAAAAAAGCAATTTGTTATCGAAGGAGAAACCGTCGTTCTTGAAGCTGGACAATCCATAAAAATTGATAAAAACACGCGAGTTCAATACTCCAATCCATTTGAAGAACCTTGCGAATATCTCGCCATCTGCACTCCTGCTTTTGATTTCAAGAAAGTGCATCGAGAGGAATAA
- a CDS encoding helicase HerA-like domain-containing protein, which produces MRSKDFTKQINDGYLSKGESIILGSALLDGDVMGDAQIKIPLKTLNRHGLIAGATGTGKTKTIQVLSEQLSSFGIPVLMMDIKGDFSGIAKEGEEKSFITERHAKINIPYNVSSFPVELMTLSEQNGVRLRSTVSEFGPVLFSRILDLNDTQSGVISVIFKYCDDNKMPLLDLKDIKKVINYITEEGKDEIEESYGKISTSTTGTILRKIIELEQQGADLFFGEMSFDIDDLMRIDENGKGYVNIIRLTDIQDKPKLFSTFMLSLLAEIYNQMPEKGDADQPELVIFIDEAHLIFKEASKTLLEQIETIVKLIRSKGIGVYFITQNPMDVPSGVLAQLGLKIQHALRAFTANDRQAIKQTADNYPSSDYYKTDELLTSLGIGEALVTALSEKGTPTPLAATMMRAPMSRMDVLTESEIQEINSKSKLVKKYSELIDRESAYEMLNKKIAIAEQEVAQQQEEKATEKAEKQSGDTTGTVTKSVIKILTSATFIRGAFGVLNKLLRK; this is translated from the coding sequence ATGCGTAGTAAAGATTTCACAAAACAAATTAATGATGGTTATCTTTCAAAAGGTGAAAGTATAATTCTTGGAAGCGCACTACTTGACGGAGACGTTATGGGAGATGCCCAAATAAAAATCCCCTTAAAAACCTTAAATCGCCACGGATTGATTGCAGGAGCGACTGGAACAGGAAAAACCAAAACCATTCAAGTCTTATCAGAACAATTATCATCGTTTGGAATTCCGGTTTTGATGATGGACATTAAAGGAGATTTTAGCGGAATTGCCAAGGAAGGAGAAGAGAAATCTTTTATTACGGAACGTCATGCCAAAATCAACATACCATATAATGTATCGAGTTTCCCAGTGGAACTAATGACTTTGTCTGAACAAAACGGCGTTCGGCTTCGTTCGACCGTTTCTGAATTTGGCCCTGTTCTTTTTTCAAGAATTCTGGATTTGAACGACACCCAATCCGGAGTAATTTCGGTGATTTTCAAATATTGTGACGACAACAAGATGCCTCTTTTGGATTTGAAGGACATCAAAAAAGTCATCAATTATATTACTGAAGAAGGAAAAGACGAAATCGAGGAAAGTTACGGCAAGATTTCGACCTCGACAACCGGCACCATTCTTCGAAAAATAATCGAACTCGAACAACAAGGAGCCGATTTGTTTTTTGGAGAAATGTCCTTTGACATTGACGATTTGATGCGCATTGACGAAAATGGCAAAGGGTACGTCAATATCATCCGTTTGACGGACATTCAAGACAAACCCAAGTTGTTTTCGACATTTATGTTGAGTTTATTGGCCGAGATTTACAACCAAATGCCCGAAAAAGGAGATGCTGACCAGCCTGAATTGGTTATTTTTATTGACGAAGCCCATTTGATTTTCAAGGAAGCCAGCAAAACCTTGTTGGAACAAATAGAAACCATCGTGAAACTGATTCGTTCCAAAGGAATCGGAGTGTACTTCATCACCCAAAACCCAATGGATGTTCCGAGTGGTGTTTTGGCGCAATTAGGTTTGAAAATCCAGCACGCCTTGAGAGCTTTTACGGCAAATGACCGACAGGCCATCAAGCAAACGGCAGACAACTACCCTTCATCGGATTATTATAAAACAGATGAATTGTTGACCAGTTTAGGAATTGGCGAAGCATTGGTCACGGCCTTGAGCGAAAAAGGAACTCCAACTCCACTTGCCGCAACAATGATGCGAGCCCCAATGAGTAGAATGGATGTTTTAACGGAAAGTGAAATCCAGGAAATCAACAGCAAATCGAAATTGGTCAAGAAATACAGCGAACTCATTGACCGAGAAAGCGCTTACGAAATGCTAAATAAAAAAATTGCGATTGCCGAACAGGAAGTTGCCCAACAACAGGAAGAAAAAGCGACCGAAAAAGCAGAAAAGCAATCTGGAGACACCACTGGTACAGTAACTAAATCTGTCATAAAAATATTGACGAGTGCCACTTTTATTCGAGGTGCTTTTGGAGTTTTGAATAAATTATTGAGAAAATAA
- a CDS encoding MotA/TolQ/ExbB proton channel family protein yields the protein MANVKKEKSGSGLGGMISAIIIAACIFAGWLIWTFIMGDGANFEGGVNTGHPLPGNYLAMVYKGGPIVPVLMGLLLMVIVFSFERFAVISKAAGKANLDKFMASVQASIKTGDIDGAIAACDKQQGSVANAIRSALVKYQDVKKEGIDSETAAETIHKEIEEATSLEMPMLEKHMTILSTLVSLGTLAGLLGTVTGMIKAFGALASSGTPDQAMLANGISEALINTATGISTSALAIVVYNLFTSKIDTLTYSIDEAGNTIVNTYRHFRGTQK from the coding sequence ATGGCAAATGTTAAAAAAGAAAAAAGTGGTTCAGGTTTAGGAGGAATGATTTCAGCAATCATTATTGCGGCATGTATTTTTGCGGGATGGTTGATCTGGACATTTATTATGGGAGATGGAGCAAATTTTGAAGGAGGAGTTAATACTGGACATCCACTTCCAGGAAATTATTTAGCAATGGTTTATAAAGGAGGTCCAATTGTACCGGTTTTGATGGGATTATTATTAATGGTAATTGTGTTCTCATTTGAGCGTTTTGCTGTAATTTCAAAAGCAGCTGGTAAAGCAAACCTTGACAAATTTATGGCTAGTGTTCAAGCAAGCATCAAAACAGGAGATATCGACGGAGCAATAGCTGCTTGTGACAAACAACAAGGTTCAGTTGCAAATGCAATTAGATCGGCTTTGGTTAAATATCAAGACGTGAAAAAAGAAGGAATTGATAGCGAAACAGCAGCAGAAACAATCCACAAAGAAATTGAAGAAGCTACTTCACTTGAAATGCCGATGTTGGAAAAACACATGACTATCCTTTCTACATTGGTTTCTTTGGGAACTCTTGCAGGATTGTTGGGAACAGTAACTGGTATGATTAAAGCGTTTGGTGCATTGGCTAGTTCAGGAACTCCAGATCAAGCGATGTTGGCAAACGGTATTTCTGAAGCACTTATCAATACAGCTACTGGAATTTCTACTTCTGCCTTGGCAATTGTTGTTTACAACTTGTTTACTTCAAAAATTGATACTTTGACTTACTCTATCGATGAGGCTGGTAACACTATCGTGAATACTTACAGACACTTCAGAGGGACTCAAAAATAA
- a CDS encoding ExbD/TolR family protein, whose translation MAVKTSKKAASIDMTAMCDVAFLLLTFFILTATAKVPEALPVDMPASTVQSKLPESNLATLTIGKGKVFFDMKGKEVRIQTLEKMAEKYGVEFTDKDKMEFSLMEGFGVDIASLKSIIEMKSSERLKANQPGIPKDSLDNQLADWLKIARQANIDINDKELEIAIKGDAKEEYPSIKKVMDILQDQGVNSFSLVTGLRGKDF comes from the coding sequence ATGGCTGTAAAAACGTCCAAAAAAGCAGCGTCTATTGATATGACGGCTATGTGTGATGTGGCTTTTCTTTTGCTTACTTTTTTTATTTTGACCGCCACGGCCAAGGTACCGGAAGCACTGCCTGTAGATATGCCTGCATCGACTGTACAATCGAAGTTGCCAGAGTCCAATTTGGCTACTTTGACTATCGGTAAAGGAAAAGTATTTTTTGACATGAAAGGGAAAGAAGTTCGTATTCAAACTCTTGAAAAGATGGCCGAAAAATACGGGGTTGAATTTACGGATAAAGACAAAATGGAATTTTCATTGATGGAAGGTTTTGGGGTTGATATTGCAAGCCTTAAAAGTATCATCGAAATGAAAAGTTCTGAAAGACTTAAAGCAAATCAACCGGGTATTCCAAAAGATTCACTTGATAATCAATTAGCAGATTGGCTTAAAATTGCCCGTCAAGCTAATATTGACATTAATGACAAGGAATTGGAAATTGCCATAAAGGGAGATGCTAAAGAGGAATATCCATCGATCAAAAAAGTGATGGATATCTTGCAAGACCAAGGGGTTAACAGCTTTAGTTTAGTAACTGGTTTAAGAGGAAAAGATTTTTAA